GGGCGTTCATCAGCTGGTTGGAGTGGCTGAGCTCGGCGCCCTTGGGCCGCCCGGTGGTGCCGGAGGTGTACAGCACCACGGCGGTGTCGTTCTCGGCGCGCAGCACGGTGGGGAAGGCGGCGGGCTTGTCGGCGACCGCACCGGCGAGGGTGGGCACGCCCTCGTAGGGGCTCTCGGCCGACGGGTCCGCGGTCATCAGGACCACCTGGGGCGGCCGGGCTGCGGCCTGCGCGCCCTCGACGACGAAACGACCGATGGGCAGCTCCTCGGTGCCCTCGAAGGCGAAGAGGACCTTGGCGTCGGTGTCGTCGAGGTAGTAGGTGATCTCGCGGGGCTTGTTCAGCACGTTCAGCGGCACCACCACGGCGCCGGCCTTCAGGATCCCGAAGTAGACGATCGGGAACTGGGGCAGGTTGGGACAGCTGAGGGCCACGCGGTCGCCGGGCTCCACGCCGAGCTCGACGAGCAGGTGCGCGACGCGGTTGGCGGCGGCGTCGACCTGGGCATAGGTCAGCACGGTCTCGCCGAGCACGACGGCCGGGGTGTCGGGGACGGTGCGGGCGCTGTCCTCCAGCACCACGGAGAGGTTGAACATGCGAGGAGACTCCTTCGTCGACGTCGTTGTGACGGGGGCCTCACAGTACGACCGCGCGCGTCTGTCGTGCCACATTCCCATTTCGTCAGTTGCGCGAATGACAAAACGTGGGCAGGATCGACGCCATGAGCGAGACCCCCGAGCGCTTCCCCACCGAGCCCCAGCTCGCGGCGGCGGCGGACACCTTCTCGATGCTCGCCAGCCCCGCCCGCCTGCACCTCGTCCAGCTGATGAGCACGGGGCGCTACGACGTGGGCGAGCTGGCGGAGCGGGTGGGCCTGAGCCTGCCCACCACCAGCCAGCACCTGCGCAAGCTGCGCCTGACCGGGATCGTCTCGGCGACCCGCGAGGGCCGCCACAGCTACTACACGGTGGAGGATCCGCACGTGGTGGAGCTGGTGGAGCAGATCTTCGCGCACATCGCCCCGGACGGCTCGCTCGCCCCCGACCCGCCTCGCAAGGACCGCTGATGACCTCCGCAGACTCCTCGACCTCCCCCGAGTCCCCCACCCCGCCCAGCCCCTCCCGCTCGACCCCGCAGCGGGTGGACCTCACGAAGTTCGCCTGGCTCTCGATCGCCGCGGCGATCGTCACCATCACCCTCAAGGCCGGCGCCTGGGTGATGACCGGCTCGGTGGGCCTGCTCTCCGACGCCGCCGAGTCGGTGGTGAACCTCGTCGCCGCAGTGGTCGCGCTCATCGCGCTGCGCGTCGCGATCCGCCCGGCCACCGAGCGCTTCCTCTACGGCCGCGCGAAGGCGGAGTACTTCTCCGCCGCGGTCGAGGGCGTCATGATCTTCGTGGCCGCCGCGGTGATCCTCGTGACCGCCGTGGAGCGCTTCCTGAACCCGCAGCCGCTGGAGAACGTGGGCTGGGGCCTCGCGATCAGCGTGATCGCCTCGCTCGTCAACGGCGGCGTCGCGCTCGTGCTGCTGCGCGCGGGCAAGAAGCACAACTCGATCACCCTGCGGGCCGACGGCAAGCACCTCATGACCGACGTGGTCACCAGCGCCGGCGTGCTCATCGGCGTCGCCGCCGTGGTCCTCACCGGCTGGGAGCGCCTGGACCCGATCGTCGCCTTCGCCGTCGGCGTGAACATCATCGTCACCGGCATCGGCCTGATCTCCGAGTCCGTCTCCGGCCTGCTGGACAAGGCGCTGCCGGACGAGGAGCACGAGGTGATCACCGAGATCCTGCGCCGCCGCACCGACGGCACCGTCACCTTCCACGGCCTGCAGACCCGCGAGGCCGGGCAGGAGAAGTACATGAACGTGCACGTGCTCGTGCCGGACGAGTGGACGGTCAAGCAGGGCCACGACTACATCGAGGGCCTCGAGGACGAGCTGGCCGCGGCGATGCCGATGCTGCGCGTGCTCACCCACCTCGAGCCGATCTCCGACCCCGCCAGCTACGAGGACATCCCCGAGGCGCACGTCCCGATCCACGGGGATGACCACGACCCGACGGTTCCGCCGCAGGTCTGACGCCCCCTTCCATCCTCCGAGCGCCCCGCCGATCCTCGATCGGCGGG
This genomic interval from Brachybacterium aquaticum contains the following:
- a CDS encoding cation diffusion facilitator family transporter; the encoded protein is MTSADSSTSPESPTPPSPSRSTPQRVDLTKFAWLSIAAAIVTITLKAGAWVMTGSVGLLSDAAESVVNLVAAVVALIALRVAIRPATERFLYGRAKAEYFSAAVEGVMIFVAAAVILVTAVERFLNPQPLENVGWGLAISVIASLVNGGVALVLLRAGKKHNSITLRADGKHLMTDVVTSAGVLIGVAAVVLTGWERLDPIVAFAVGVNIIVTGIGLISESVSGLLDKALPDEEHEVITEILRRRTDGTVTFHGLQTREAGQEKYMNVHVLVPDEWTVKQGHDYIEGLEDELAAAMPMLRVLTHLEPISDPASYEDIPEAHVPIHGDDHDPTVPPQV
- a CDS encoding ArsR/SmtB family transcription factor, with product MSETPERFPTEPQLAAAADTFSMLASPARLHLVQLMSTGRYDVGELAERVGLSLPTTSQHLRKLRLTGIVSATREGRHSYYTVEDPHVVELVEQIFAHIAPDGSLAPDPPRKDR